The following coding sequences are from one Musa acuminata AAA Group cultivar baxijiao chromosome BXJ1-6, Cavendish_Baxijiao_AAA, whole genome shotgun sequence window:
- the LOC135677303 gene encoding uncharacterized protein LOC135677303, with the protein MSSCRQFSRIDTAELKSQLFKKLGRQKAERYFYNLKRLLSLKLSKLAFEKLCYGIIGKENLALHNLFIRSILSNACLALAPPSRETITGNSRTSKMSSFGETFPTSPRRGRSINSRDRRLGDRASLLGPYGKIPPGHVQEVTNSCDLQRSREQQSAPELISIGSKALASVEDGEEVEQFRHSPSVQSRSPLRPPLGIPMAAGDLPRKSYRSGFASSFRHVQSNMIVGCHRTSQLPDTRTLMGWLERKLEAEGFGLSIDCANVLNHGLDALLRRLIKPCMDLARARHSSIRMTRANGNIFPNTKGLWQLDQVQTSNESSHASLLDFRLAMESNRELLGGDWPQQLEKICLHLSD; encoded by the coding sequence ATGTCGTCTTGCCGGCAGTTCTCACGGATCGATACCGCTGAGCTCAAGTCTCAGCTATTCAAGAAGCTTGGGCGCCAAAAAGCTGAGAGGTACTTCTATAACCTCAAGAGATTACTTAGCTTGAAACTCAGCAAGTTGGCGTTCGAGAAGTTGTGCTATGGGATTATTGGGAAGGAAAATCTTGCCCTTCATAATTTGTTCATCAGATCGATCCTTAGCAATGCTTGTCTCGCacttgcaccacctagcagagaaACGATCACGGGAAATTCGCGGACATCTAAAATGTCAAGCTTTGGTGAAACTTTCCCGACATCACCCAGGAGGGGAAGGTCGATAAACAGCAGGGACAGGAGATTAGGTGACCGAGCAAGCCTCCTAGGGCCTTATGGGAAGATTCCTCCCGGACATGTTCAAGAAGTCACAAATTCTTGTGATCTACAAAGGTCGAGAGAGCAGCAAAGTGCTCCGGAGTTGATATCCATTGGTAGCAAAGCTCTAGCATCTGTGGAAGATGGGGAAGAGGTTGAACAATTTAGACATAGCCCGAGTGTTCAAAGTAGAAGTCCTCTAAGGCCTCCTCTAGGCATTCCGATGGCTGCTGGTGATCTTCCACGCAAATCATATCGTAGTGGATTTGCTTCAAGCTTTCGACATGTCCAGTCAAACATGATTGTTGGCTGTCATCGCACTTCTCAACTGCCAGATACGAGGACTTTGATGGGTTGGTTGGAGCGTAAGTTGGAGGCTGAGGGCTTTGGTTTGTCAATTGACTGTGCAAATGTCTTAAATCATGGACTAGATGCACTTTTGAGGAGGTTGATAAAACCCTGTATGGATTTAGCTAGAGCAAGGCACAGTTCAATTAGGATGACTCGAGCAAATGGAAATATTTTTCCAAATACAAAAGGTTTATGGCAACTGGATCAAGTGCAAACCTCAAATGAGTCCTCCCATGCTTCTTTACTTGATTTTCGGCTGGCCATGGAATCCAATCGTGAATTACTTGGTGGTGATTGGCCTCAACAGCTTGAGAAAATATGTTTGCATTTATCGGATTAA
- the LOC135677305 gene encoding uncharacterized protein At2g23090-like, with protein sequence MGGGNGQKSKMARERNVEKNKAAKGSQLETNKKAMTIQCKVCMQTFMCTTSEVKCREHAEAKHPKSDVYQCFPHLKK encoded by the exons ATGGGAGGCGGTAACGGCCAGAAGTCCAAGATGGCGCGCGAGAGGAACGTAGAGAAGAACAAAGCCGCCAAGG GGAGCCAGCTGGAAACCAACAAGAAGGCCATGACCATCCAG TGCAAGGTATGCATGCAAACTTTTATGTGCaccacatcagaagtaaagtgcaGAGAACATGCTGAAGCAAAGCATCCGAAGTCTGATGTTTACCAGTGCTTCCCCCACCTTAAGAAGTAG
- the LOC135677304 gene encoding uncharacterized protein LOC135677304 isoform X1: MLQPMDKRVGSRGSMNELEERFLRWFLRKTVPISGSHSTFELPSAMESGGELSLYEAVAKPSADFEKKGSDLEASAFTRTGIGARKNGGSKDTGHSILYSVNKSTSQIKKNLHRKSASPLNWFPRKKTDSFLKRKIKHLQEIEGMNLSLDETLGNANPHYTRIAREKIAAQEAARKAMEARRAAMIEASWCRILGAARIRSKEAEARLEKAEKCAAEAFEAARAMGVMMYDRPDRQRRQWEVETSLAIGGRSTHRVTTSFETAFEVDKEVAAAVKRAFMRLANCPSSSNKEEFKDLLCKISQNPDTNGSMEDLPEKFSECETDRGAEPEQDSHISRDTVKKHATRIKQRKQKNSLLPTVGGSSSSTSPTVLIDSMLDRLTCLHEDELASLAVIVATRGLNAALRETESSKENDVEPISSCICTLQKEALAEVPSLDKFLVKHVSRLEREVQEAKRSNAEIDKQRTTDTRVVESKISNKYETQADSSLDLGSDLVKHVSELGNGILESRRDNSQVKDGSMTAKSNAIAPSSDNIPSLEELSGPSHNKVCKQSSSSNRLTEDVAHLDLMVMPEEVHRRPSDGRGGGGKENIDLVPVDEMHKAGKRMSRVERAKVEVLKAFSGQERNRGGDTVEAMGLDKILVKPIHRLEKEKMRAVEQRRDEIVPRDHKKQGTDVNAPESLDMVLVKHVSRLEKEKLTVAGTRSVKRNNQQQPRECAESLDEILVKHQSKLEKAKLAVTRQPADYIKHGEARREARERELQEAWGGLSLGNSLRPHISRIERDKAAWRKAEEEEHTRETES; this comes from the exons ATGCTGCAGCCAATGGACAAGCGGGTAGGATCGAGGGGATCGATGAACGAGCTGGAAGAGCGTTTTTTGCGAT GGTTTTTGAGGAAAACGGTACCAATTTCTGGCTCCCATTCGACTTTTGAACTCCCCTCGGCCATGGAATCCGGCGGTGAACTATCGCTCTATGAGGCCGTGGCGAAACCCTCTGCCGATTTCGAGAAGAAGGGTTCGGATCTTGAAGCGTCGGCGTTCACCAGGACCGGCATCGGCGCCAGAAAG AATGGTGGATCCAAGGACACTGGACATTCAATTCTGTATTCTGTTAACAAGTCCACATCACAGATTAAGAAGAACCTTCATCGGAAAAGCGCTTCTCCACTTAACTGGTTTCCTCGAAAAAAGACTGATTCATTCTTGAAGAGAAAAATAAAGCATCTTCAG GAGATTGAAGGAATGAACCTTTCTCTCGATGAAACACTTGGAAATGCCAATCCTCACTATACTAGGATTGCAAGGGAGAAGATTGCAGCTCAAGAGGCAGCCCGGAAGGCCATGGAAGCCAGGAGAGCTGCTATGATTGAAGCCTCCTGGTGTCGGATACTTGGGGCAGCCAG GATTAGAAGTAAAGAAGCAGAAGCACGGCTGGAGAAAGCTGAGAAATGTGCGGCAGAAGCCTTCGAAGCAGCAAGAGCTATGGGAGTAATGATGTACGATAGGCCCGATCGTCAAAGGAGGCAATGGGAAGTAGAAACATCTTTAGCCATCGGAGGACGATCCACTCACAGAGTCACTACCTCTTTCGAGACTGCATTCGAAGTGGATAAGGAGGTGGCAGCAGCAGTTAAAAGAGCATTCATGCGGCTTGCAAATTGTCCCTCTTCTTCAAACAAAGAAGAATTCAAAGATTTACTATGCAAAATCAGTCAAAATCCTGATACCAATGGTTCCATGGAGGATCTACCAGAGAAGTTTTCAGAATGTGAAACTGATCGCGGAGCAGAACCTGAGCAAGATTCACATATTAGTCGTGACACAGTCAAGAAGCATGCCACCAgaataaaacaaagaaaacaGAAGAACAGCTTGCTTCCAACTGTTGGTGGCAGCAGTAGCTCTACGTCACCAACGGTGCTCATCGATTCAATGCTCGACAGGCTTACATGTTTGCATGAAGATGAGCTTGCTTCTCTAGCTGTTATTGTTGCAACTCGTGGCCTGAATGCTGCCCTTCGGGAAACGGAGAGTAGCAAAGAGAATGATGTTGAGCCCATTAGCAGTTGCATTTGTACGCTACAGAAAGAAGCTCTTGCCGAAGTACCAAGTCTcgacaagtttttggtgaaacatGTGTCGAGACTCGAAAGAGAAGTTCAAGAAGCAAAGAGAAGTAATGCAGAGATAGACAAGCAGAGAACAACCGATACCCGAGTTGTTGAAAGCAAGATATCGAATAAATATGAAACACAGGCAGATTCCAGTTTGGATTTGGGAAGTGATCTCGTAAAACATGTCTCTGAACTTGGAAATGGTATCCTAGAATCCAGGAGGGACAACTCACAAGTGAAAGATGGAAGTATGACGGCCAAATCCAATGCTATTGCACCTTCATCTGACAACATCCCTTCCTTGGAAGAGTTATCTGGACCATCACATAACAAGGTATGCAAACAGTCGAGCAGTTCTAACAGGCTGACCGAAGATGTAGCACATCTTGACTTAATGGTAATGCCCGAGGAAGTTCATAGACGGCCTTCTGatggtagaggaggaggaggcaaggAGAATATAGACCTCGTTCCTGTCGACGAGATGCACAAGGCTGGTAAACGCATGTCTCGAGTCGAAAGAGCTAAAGTCGAGGTTCTGAAAGCATTTTCTGGCCAAGAAAGAAATAGAGGTGGTGACACAGTCGAAGCAATGGGCCTTGATAAGATCTTAGTCAAACCAATTCACAGgttggagaaggagaaaatgcgagCTGTGGAGCAAAGGAGGGACGAGATCGTGCCAAGAGACCACAAGAAGCAAGGAACCGATGTCAATGCTCCAGAGAGTCTAGACATGGTCTTGGTAAAGCATGTCTCCAGACTCGAGAAGGAGAAATTGACAGTCGCAGGCACAAGGTCAGTGAAAAGAAACAATCAGCAGCAGCCCAGAGAATGTGCGGAAAGTTTAGACGAAATCCTGGTGAAGCATCAATCCAAACTGGAGAAGGCCAAGCTGGCCGTAACTCGACAACCGGCAGATTACATCAAGCATGGGGAAGCTCGTAGGGAAGCCAGGGAGAGAGAGTTGCAAGAAGCGTGGGGAGGCTTGAGCTTGGGGAATTCATTAAGGCCCCATATATCAAGGATTGAACGAGACAAG GCTGCTTGGAGGAAGGCCGAGGAAGAAGAGCACACGCGGGAAACGGAATCATGA
- the LOC135677304 gene encoding uncharacterized protein LOC135677304 isoform X2, with product MNLSLDETLGNANPHYTRIAREKIAAQEAARKAMEARRAAMIEASWCRILGAARIRSKEAEARLEKAEKCAAEAFEAARAMGVMMYDRPDRQRRQWEVETSLAIGGRSTHRVTTSFETAFEVDKEVAAAVKRAFMRLANCPSSSNKEEFKDLLCKISQNPDTNGSMEDLPEKFSECETDRGAEPEQDSHISRDTVKKHATRIKQRKQKNSLLPTVGGSSSSTSPTVLIDSMLDRLTCLHEDELASLAVIVATRGLNAALRETESSKENDVEPISSCICTLQKEALAEVPSLDKFLVKHVSRLEREVQEAKRSNAEIDKQRTTDTRVVESKISNKYETQADSSLDLGSDLVKHVSELGNGILESRRDNSQVKDGSMTAKSNAIAPSSDNIPSLEELSGPSHNKVCKQSSSSNRLTEDVAHLDLMVMPEEVHRRPSDGRGGGGKENIDLVPVDEMHKAGKRMSRVERAKVEVLKAFSGQERNRGGDTVEAMGLDKILVKPIHRLEKEKMRAVEQRRDEIVPRDHKKQGTDVNAPESLDMVLVKHVSRLEKEKLTVAGTRSVKRNNQQQPRECAESLDEILVKHQSKLEKAKLAVTRQPADYIKHGEARREARERELQEAWGGLSLGNSLRPHISRIERDKAAWRKAEEEEHTRETES from the exons ATGAACCTTTCTCTCGATGAAACACTTGGAAATGCCAATCCTCACTATACTAGGATTGCAAGGGAGAAGATTGCAGCTCAAGAGGCAGCCCGGAAGGCCATGGAAGCCAGGAGAGCTGCTATGATTGAAGCCTCCTGGTGTCGGATACTTGGGGCAGCCAG GATTAGAAGTAAAGAAGCAGAAGCACGGCTGGAGAAAGCTGAGAAATGTGCGGCAGAAGCCTTCGAAGCAGCAAGAGCTATGGGAGTAATGATGTACGATAGGCCCGATCGTCAAAGGAGGCAATGGGAAGTAGAAACATCTTTAGCCATCGGAGGACGATCCACTCACAGAGTCACTACCTCTTTCGAGACTGCATTCGAAGTGGATAAGGAGGTGGCAGCAGCAGTTAAAAGAGCATTCATGCGGCTTGCAAATTGTCCCTCTTCTTCAAACAAAGAAGAATTCAAAGATTTACTATGCAAAATCAGTCAAAATCCTGATACCAATGGTTCCATGGAGGATCTACCAGAGAAGTTTTCAGAATGTGAAACTGATCGCGGAGCAGAACCTGAGCAAGATTCACATATTAGTCGTGACACAGTCAAGAAGCATGCCACCAgaataaaacaaagaaaacaGAAGAACAGCTTGCTTCCAACTGTTGGTGGCAGCAGTAGCTCTACGTCACCAACGGTGCTCATCGATTCAATGCTCGACAGGCTTACATGTTTGCATGAAGATGAGCTTGCTTCTCTAGCTGTTATTGTTGCAACTCGTGGCCTGAATGCTGCCCTTCGGGAAACGGAGAGTAGCAAAGAGAATGATGTTGAGCCCATTAGCAGTTGCATTTGTACGCTACAGAAAGAAGCTCTTGCCGAAGTACCAAGTCTcgacaagtttttggtgaaacatGTGTCGAGACTCGAAAGAGAAGTTCAAGAAGCAAAGAGAAGTAATGCAGAGATAGACAAGCAGAGAACAACCGATACCCGAGTTGTTGAAAGCAAGATATCGAATAAATATGAAACACAGGCAGATTCCAGTTTGGATTTGGGAAGTGATCTCGTAAAACATGTCTCTGAACTTGGAAATGGTATCCTAGAATCCAGGAGGGACAACTCACAAGTGAAAGATGGAAGTATGACGGCCAAATCCAATGCTATTGCACCTTCATCTGACAACATCCCTTCCTTGGAAGAGTTATCTGGACCATCACATAACAAGGTATGCAAACAGTCGAGCAGTTCTAACAGGCTGACCGAAGATGTAGCACATCTTGACTTAATGGTAATGCCCGAGGAAGTTCATAGACGGCCTTCTGatggtagaggaggaggaggcaaggAGAATATAGACCTCGTTCCTGTCGACGAGATGCACAAGGCTGGTAAACGCATGTCTCGAGTCGAAAGAGCTAAAGTCGAGGTTCTGAAAGCATTTTCTGGCCAAGAAAGAAATAGAGGTGGTGACACAGTCGAAGCAATGGGCCTTGATAAGATCTTAGTCAAACCAATTCACAGgttggagaaggagaaaatgcgagCTGTGGAGCAAAGGAGGGACGAGATCGTGCCAAGAGACCACAAGAAGCAAGGAACCGATGTCAATGCTCCAGAGAGTCTAGACATGGTCTTGGTAAAGCATGTCTCCAGACTCGAGAAGGAGAAATTGACAGTCGCAGGCACAAGGTCAGTGAAAAGAAACAATCAGCAGCAGCCCAGAGAATGTGCGGAAAGTTTAGACGAAATCCTGGTGAAGCATCAATCCAAACTGGAGAAGGCCAAGCTGGCCGTAACTCGACAACCGGCAGATTACATCAAGCATGGGGAAGCTCGTAGGGAAGCCAGGGAGAGAGAGTTGCAAGAAGCGTGGGGAGGCTTGAGCTTGGGGAATTCATTAAGGCCCCATATATCAAGGATTGAACGAGACAAG GCTGCTTGGAGGAAGGCCGAGGAAGAAGAGCACACGCGGGAAACGGAATCATGA